CCTGTAGCAGGTCCGCGCGGCAGCCCTGTTCGTGGAGCAGCGCCACCCCCAGTCCGTCGAGCGCGGCTTCGCGCACGATCGTGGAATCGTTGCTGCACAGCCGGGGCCGGTGGAAGATGCGGGCGCGTTCGCCGGTTTCGCTCGTCATGTCCCAGCGGTGATGCTCGGCGTGTTCGCCGATCGTGAGCGTCGGGAGGCTCTGGAGCATGTCGATCCCGATCGGCGGCAGGCCCGCGAGGAATTCCGGGCTGGCGACGAGGATGCGCTGGCTGCGGCCGAGCTGGCGCATGGTCAGCGAAAGATCGGTTTCCTCCTCCACGTCGACGCGCAGGGCGATGTCGAAACCTTCGCGGATGATGTCCACCCGGCGGCTGGTGAGGTGCATGTCCAGCCGCACTTGCGGATAGCGGGCGAGGAATGAGGCCAGCCCCTCCGCGCCGAGATAGCGGGCGAGGCCCGGCGGGCAGCTGATCCGCAGCAGTCCGGAAACGTCTTCGCGCGCCCGCTCGGCGA
The DNA window shown above is from Novosphingobium sp. RL4 and carries:
- a CDS encoding LysR substrate-binding domain-containing protein; this translates as MELEDLRSFAMVVRHGGFSAAERATGEARGKLSKRVAKLERELGTRLLERSTRNVRVTDVGQEVYRQCEVIADGLAATRAIAERAREDVSGLLRISCPPGLARYLGAEGLASFLARYPQVRLDMHLTSRRVDIIREGFDIALRVDVEEETDLSLTMRQLGRSQRILVASPEFLAGLPPIGIDMLQSLPTLTIGEHAEHHRWDMTSETGERARIFHRPRLCSNDSTIVREAALDGLGVALLHEQGCRADLLQGRLLRVLPQWHTREGIVRMVFAARRGMSAAQRAFIDHYAAQPFFPPLPDTPDCPSPRATNR